One Stratiformator vulcanicus genomic window, CGCCGATCGGTCGCTCACGACCAATAATCGGTTGAGCATGGGATTCGCCGCAGAAGATGGGATGCTCACACTCTATTTCCCCGATCGAGCCGACATTCTTGATCGATATGAAACATCCAGCGCGTTCGCCAGTATTTCTGATTGGCCGTCGTTCTTAAGGCATTATTTTCAGAAAAAATAAAAGTGCTGCCGTCGGGTGCAATCCGAGCAGCAGCACTTAAGCGGTTCTAATGAACTTGTTCGCAAATCTGCGGGACGCTGGCCGCGTCGCTCGTCCCTCCATGGCAAGAATGCCAACAATTCCTTTCAGTTCGTCTTAATAATCACTCTGATTCCGGTCAGCTCGACGAGGTACCCGTTGTCCGTGAAGCCCCCAGTGCTTCGTGCGATGCGGTTCACCATGCTGCGTTTGATCGTGACTTCGTTAGTGGTGTTACCGGCGCCGCCCGGAGGGTCATAGTCAGCACACGCGTTCGGGTCACGCGAAAGGAAGCCAAGCCCCCCTTGGATTCGCGGCTGCTGTTTGTGACGGACGTAAAAGAACTTCGCCCACCTTTGACGGCCGCTGCTGTTTTCCCAAGTCAAGTACGTCGGCTCCGAGTCGACGATCACGAAGTTGGCATCGAGGCCGGGATAGACATCGCCGAGTCGGGTCGTACAGGGACGAAAAACGGCACTGGTAATCGTTGTGGTAACCGTTGTCCTTACCGAATCTGGGTCTGTCTCCTCCGAGGCCCCTTCCTCCTCCGATTGACTTTTCGGCTTAGTTGATTCCTTCGACTCCTTTTCTTGATCGCCCGATTCATCGCCCTGTCCGCAGCACGCGGGGCCTTCCTGACCTCCTAATCCTCCAAGTGTCACACAGTTGCACGTCGCTGGCATTGTGCTCGTATCACACGAGCCTCCGGCCTGGCTGTCACAGATCACTTCGATCCCGGTTGCCACCCGCGTACCGCAGTCTTCGCCCATCGCAGGGTCAAATTCGTGCTTGTAGCCCCAATACGCTCCCGAGGAAGGTCCCATCGGACAAGCGGCGTTATCCGGTTCATCCCAAAGACGATAGAGTCCGCAGAAGCAGATATCAGCGCTTGCTTGCGTAGTAAAAACAGCCAGTAAGATTGCCGTTACGACAGTGGTCTCAAGAGTCTTCATCCAAGCTCCCATTCTCTTATCGTGATTAAGTTCAGAACTCCGCTACAACCTCACCGTCATTGCGCTGGGCCAATAGTTTGAGCACGCGCAAGTCCATACTTTCTCCAAGGAAGCGCACGCTTCCATCCGCTAACGTCACCTGTGCTCCGCCCACGTGTGTCGACAGCAGCGGGTTATTCGGCCCGCCTTTGGGATCAATCCCATCGAGCGAAGCATCACGTGTCCCGATGGGATATCGGATCGTCGTGAGGTTGAATGCCGGGAACGCGGGCGGGGTGAAGATATTCAGCGGCGGTCCACTGAAATTCCCATAGGTCGGCGGAGTCCCGTCACTAAACGTCCCGGCCGCCCAGCTTTCCGGGTGGCTCGGCGTCACGACAACTCGCGTCCCAGTCGAATCTTCCGCGAAGTCGGAAATCTCACCAATACAAATCGTGTTCGACGTTCCATCGGTGATATCGCGCAGCCGCACAATCCCGTTCGGGATCAACACTCCGTCGGCGCCCAGAATGCCTGCGTCAGCATCAGGGATCAGTGTCGTGCAGCAAACCACTGAGTCGACGGAGTTGTAGCCGCCATCAGCGAACCCAACGCTCGAAGATTCGGCGGCACCGGCAATGCCGGCATAGTGGGGTGCAGCCGCAATCCCCGTTGCCACCGTCACGGTCTTGGGAAGCGGGCTGGACGGGCAAAACATGAACGGCATCTTTCCCGCGCTGGCGATCACGGGGTTCAGAAGGCCGCTATTGTCTAAGTCAGCCTGAAACTGTTGGTAGACGTTCTGCTGTTCGAGTTGAGGCAGCAGTCCCACCCACCAACTCGGCCCCAAACCCGATTGTGATCTCGCCCCAATTGGGAAACTTTCCTTCCACGTACTCGCATAGTTATGCAATGCCAGCCCGATTTGCTTCAGATTGTTCTTGCAACTCGACCGCCGAGCGGCCTCACGCGCCTGCTGGATCGCGGGGAGTAATAAAGCAATGAGAATCGCGATAATCGCAATGACGACCAGTAGTTCGATCAACGTAAAGCCATGGGATGCTTTTGTTCTCAGTCGGCCACGCATGGGGAAATCTGCCTCTCCGGCTAGGGGGGATTGTGGGGAGCGCTTCCCGATGAGGTAACGTACCCATCTGTCACACCTCTCTTCAACAATGAATTTAACGTAAAGCCCGTGACCGCATTGACATCGGTAGTTCCCCCGCCCTTCGTGTCACCACCCCGGGGCTTGCACGTAGGTTGTTGCACTTATTCTGTGACAGGTCCGCTCGTTTCCGCAGAGGACCCATTGCCCGAGAATTTGTCTGAATCGATCGACCGAGGGTGGAGAGTTGGAATACGTCACCGACAACGACAACGAGGCCGCGAAGCAGGCCGAGGAAGAATTAGCCGTGATGGTCTGTCATCTCGCGATCTACCGGAACGTGCTGTCCTCATATTTGCGCGGACGAGACGTCCCGGTTTCGCCGGGAAGCCTGCCCTCGGCGCGAGAAATCGCTCAACGCCTCACGGAACTGAGCGATACGATCGATCGGGTCGTCGAGAACTCCAACGCCGCTTCGATTTAATCGGTCAGGCCTATCGTCCGGCGGCCACCGCGGCGAGCCGAGTCCGACTGGCATTTGTCGTCGCAGGCTGATCCTCGTCCTCGTCGATCGTGGGCTTGTGATTCGCTGGTCGAATTGGGTCTCGGAGGTATCCCGGAGAGCCGGCAGGATTGTTTGTTCGTCTCGCCCGGGTCGGCGGATACGCTGAAGAACTGCCATTGTCCCGTCCGCAGGATACGCGGGTTGATGTCGCCACTTGGCGAGCCGCCGTTTGAATTGCGAGCGAGTTTGCAGTCGCCCCGTTTGACGGCTCTGTTCCACGCGTTCTCAGAACGGCGGGCGCTATATGCTTGGGAACTGGCGTCGATTGGAATCTGCGATTACGTTCTTAATTGGTAGGACATTTTGCCCGCTGTCGATTCCCCGCCGCTGCTGATCGCTTTCGGAGCATGCCTGTGAAGGTCGCCCTGACATTAATTGCCATCGCCGCGGGATGGACGTTCCCGCTTTCGGTGTTTGCGGCAGCCGAGTCCCGACCCAATTTTCTGTTGATCGTAGCCGACGACTTATGCTGGCGCGATCTCGGGGTCACCGGGAACCCCGACGTGAAGACGCCTCACATCGATCGGCTGGCGACTGATGGAATGAGCCTGAGCGGTATGTTCACGCCGGCCCCCACTTGCTCTCCGTGTCGGCACGCGCTCTATACCGGATTGTACCCGGTTCGTTCGGGGGCCTATCCGAATCACGCCAAAGTTGACCCGGCAACGAGAAGCCTCTTCGTTTACCTGCGTGATTCGGGGTACCGTGTCGGCCTCCACAACAAGTCGCACGTCGCGCCCTTCGAGTCATTCCCCTTCGAACAGGTCGGTGAGCGGGAAGACGACTTCGCAGCGATTCGAGAATTCATCCAGCGAGATGCCACGCAGCCTTGGCTCCTGGTCTTTGCGTCGAGTAGTCCGCATTCGCCTTGGTCGAAGGGCCCGCAGGGTCGCTACGATCCTGAGAAACTAACAGTCCCATCCTATCTCCATGACAATCCGACGACGCGCGAGGCGCTCGCCCGCTATTACGCGGAGATCAACGCCCTCGATGACCAAGTCGGACGGCTCGAATCACTGTTAAAGGACACGAAGACTCGCGACGAAACAGTGACCCTCTTCCTGTCTGAGCAGGGGAGCGCATTTCCTTTCGGCGGGAAATGGACGCTATCGGACAACGGCATCCGAGTCGCCGCGTTCCTTCGCTGGCCCGGTCGAGTCCAGCCGAAATCTCGTACGGACGCGCTTGTGCAATATGTCGATGTCGCGCCGACGTTCCTGGAAATGGCGGGCATCGTTCCAGCGACGATCGACACCGGGTGCCCGGACGCGCTGGGAAATGTCGGATTCGACGGACGCAGCTTCCTGGGTCTGGTGACTGGGGCGACCGACCGGCATCGCGAGTACGTTTTCGCCGAGCATACGGCGGTCGGAGTGGCCGGTTATAAAGAGCCATACCCTCAGCGCTGTGTCCGCGACGGGCGATTTAAATTGGTCCGCAACTTGATGCCCGAGAACGAGTTCTTTATTCGCGGTATTCATCAATCATCCGTCTATCGATCATGGCTGCACGATGCCGAATCCGACGAAAAGTTAATTGCGAGAATAGACCGACTCAGCGTCCACCCGGCAGTTGAGTTGTTCGATCTGCAGAACGATCCCTTCGAAACAAATAACATTGCGGAAGACCCTCGTTACGAGGAACACCGTCGCCGTCTCAGCGGGCGACTTGATGCCTGGATGAAACAGCAGGGCGATGAAGGAATCGCCACAGAGTTGAATGCCAAGTCCCGGCAGGCGGGCCGCAAACAGTGGGCAAGGGATCGGCGGATGCATCGCGAAGCGAATCGTCACGCATCTATAGGATTTAAGTACGAGGAAATCGAATGATACTGCGGGCTGTGCCAGTTCCCGATGATTGACTGGCGAATCCATCGGTCCCCCGTGGATCGCCGATCATTTCTTAAGCATTCGGATGCTTCGACGTATGACTTCGATCTCTCGCGCGGCTCTTTCTTAATTGATGCCAGTATATCCGCCGTAACGGCAGTCGAGTCAGGTTTTAGGACGTGTTCAATGTCGAGCGATCACTCGCGGCCAAGAAGTGTCTCCCGAGTTATCCGGCTCCCGTGATCGATACCGAAGAAAGTTATAATGTCATTGAAATCAAATTCCGGTCCGACTGAACGTTCCCGCAACCGGGCAATGCAATTGTGAGAATAAATACCGCATTCCGAACTTCTTTCAACGAAAGCACGTGATGCACCGCCGAAATTTTCTAACATCGGTTATGGCCGGCGGCCTGTCGCTCGGAGCGTTCGGGAGCGTCAAAGCGCAGCCGATCGGCGCGAACGACCGCGTGCGTGTCGGTTGGATCGGCTGCGGCGGACGCGGTCGGTTCGTCGCGGAGCGATTTCGCTCGACTCCCGGCGTCGAAATCGCCGCGGTTTGCGATGTCTACGAGCCGAACGCGGGCAAAGCACGAGACTGGCTCGATGGTCGGCCCGATGCCGTGAATGATTTTCGGCGGATTCTTGATCGGAGTGATATCGACGCCGTGCTCGTCGCAACGCCGGACCATTGGCACGCCATCCCCACGGTGCTGGCATGTCAGGCCGGCAAAGATGTTTATGTGGAGAAACCACTCGGTCATAACGTCCAAGAGGGGCGGGCGATGGTCGATGCGGCGCGGCAGTATGAACGCGTCGTCCAGACGGGTACGCAGCAACGTTCGGCCGCTCACTTCGAACGCTGCCGGGAGATCGTACAGAGTGGAAGTCTCGGCGACGTGCGATTCGTCCGCATCTGGAACTACCGCAACAGCACGCCGGACGGCATCGGGAAGCCGCCGAACGGATCCGCGCCGAAAGGTCTTGACTGGGACTTCTATCTCGGGCCAGCCCCCGAAACAGCCTTTAATCGAGCTCGGTTTCTCGGCAACTATCGTTATTTCTGGGACTACGCTGGCGGGATCCCGACCGACTGGGGAACACACCGATTTGACGTGATGCATCTCATCATGGGCGCGTCAGCGCCGCGATCGGTCGTGGCGTCGGGCGGACGATATCCCGACATTGTCGACGACTCAGCCGAGGTCCCCGACCTGTTGCAAGCGACGTTCGAGTACCCAAATTTCATCCTTAACTACGAGTCGACCCGACTCAACGCGTTCGGCACGGGAGGACGGACGGCCGGTATGAAGTACTACCGTGCTAACGGTCCCGACGATCGGCCCAACGGCCTCGCATTTTATGGCACCAAAGGGACGTTGCTGGTCGACCGACTCGGCTTTGAACTCATGCCTGAATTGAAAGCCGGTATGAAGGCGACGGCGGAGGAGCGCGGGTCGCTCGAGAAGTTTCGGATGAAACCAGAGGATGCGTTCACGCCCGATTCGACAGGGCTCCATGTGGAGAATTTCGTCGATTGCGTCCGCTCACGCAATCGGCCGATCGCCGATGTCGAATTCGGTCACCACGCCTCGAACACGGCTCATCTCGCCAATATCGCTTACCGTACCGGGCAAAAGTTAAATTGGGACGCCGACCGAGAAACATTCGGTAATGCCGAGGCCGATCGATTCCTCTCGCGCGAAGCTCGAAAGCCGTGGGACCTGATTTAAAACCGATTTCTCAGATTACTTTCTTCGTCAGGACCACCTGATCCGAAGCTCCGGACTATCACCGGAAAGGCGTTTTTTAGGAGGTATCTGTTTAAAGAGTGACAGCGATCTGAGGCAGCCATGCTTACGAGAGGATCGTTCGCAATATCTGCCCGTGGACGTTTGTGAGACGACGGTCCAATCCGTTGTTGTACCACGTCAGCTTGGTGTGCTCGAAGCCGAGTAGGTGAAGCGCCGTTGCATAAAAATCCCAGACGGTGGCGGGGTCTTGCTCGGCTCGTCGGCCGAACGCATCGGTGGCACCATGACTGGTTCCACCCCTCACTCCCGCACCCATCATCCAACAGGTGAAGCCGTCCGGGTTATGGTCGCGGCCCTTGGTGCCTTCCTGACGTGTCGGCATCCGACCGAACTCCGTCGTCCAGAGGACCAGCGTGTCTTCCAAAAGACCAGAGCGTTTCAGGTCCGTCAGCAGCGCTGCTGTCGGCTGATCGAAGATCGGGCAGTGACGGTCATAGTCGGGCTTGAGCGTCGCATGCGCGTCCCAGTTGAGCAGTCCATCGACGCCGGAGGCCCGCGACGCGCAGTAGAGATTTACGTATCGAACGTCGCGTTCCAGTAGCCGCCGGGCAAGCAGGCAATTCTTCGCATAGGCTGCCTTGAGCTGATTGGGATCGTCGATCCCATAGAGGCGCTGAGTCTCCGCCGACTCACTTGCGAAGTCAGCGACCTCGGGAGCCGAAAGCTGCATTCGCGCCGCCAACTGATACGCAGAGATGCGCGCGTCGAGTTCGGTTTCACCGGGCCGAAGGTCGGCGTGCCGTCTGTTGAGCCGGTTTAAAAAATTGCGGGTCGCCAGGTCTTCCTTCTCCGAGATCGATTTCGGCCGCGCGAGGTTTCGGATCGGTTGCTTCGCACTGAGCATGATCGCCTGATGCTGGGCGGGTAGAAAGCCGTTGCTCCAATTCGCCTTTCCGTTCGGCGGTTCTCCGCGGATGTCGGGGATCGCCACGTAGGCGGGCAGGTTCTCGTTCTCGCTTCCGAGCGCGTAGCTGACCCACGAACCGGCGCTGGGGTAACCTTCCATGGCATAGCCCGTATTCATAAACACGCAGCCGGGACCATGCGTGTTCGATTCTGATGTCATTGAATGAACGAAGGCGATGTCGTCAACGTGCTTCGCCATATGCGGCAGGTTTGACGAAATCATTTTTCCACTCTCTCCGGCAGGCTGAAACGGCCACGGACTCTTCATCAGCGGACCGTTCTTTCCCTGAAAGGAAACCAGCGGCTCTCCGGGAAGCGGTTCACCGTCGCGTTTCTCGAGCTCGGGCTTGTGCTCCCACAAGTCCATGTGCGACGCGCCGCCCGGGCAGAATATCTGCAGCACCCGTTTGGCCTTCGCCGGGAAGTGCGTCATTCCCTTGCCCGGCTGCCAATTTTCGATTCCGACAGGTTCGCGTGACGTGTTGTCACTGCCGTGGGTATCACCTGCGAGCAGATGCGCCAATCCGATACCGGCCAGCCCGGTAAAAGCGTTACCGAGCAGGCCCCGGCGTGACAGCACATTGTCAAGCGGCACATTGTCAAGCGGCACATTGTCAAGCGGCACATTGTCGAGCGGCATATTCATTTGAAAGGACTCTTAATTTTAAGACACGCACCGACAATTAATCGATGTGGATCATCTCTGTGGAGTTCAGTAAGGCGCGGCAGAAGGCCGATAGGCCATGCTTTTCAATCAGCGTCACCGCTGCGGTCGCTTCCTGTTCCACCGGCTTGCGGCCGTAACAGAGGTGGAAAGCTCGCCGCACGTGAGCTTCTGCGTCGCCTCCCGCGATTTCGGACCGCAGCCGGGCCGCCATGAATTTGCTCATGTCGAGCGTGAAGCCATGGTTCAGCATTGTCAGAGCCTGCAGTGGAGTGGTCGTCGCGGCTCGTCGGGGCGCGGCGAACGCATTTTCCGGGCAGTCGAATTCACTCAGCAGATCGACCGTCGCCGCGCGGGCGTTCTTATGGTAGACGGCTCGGCGATAAGTCTCCGGCCCGTGCTCATCCAACGGGTAGTATGTAGCGACGTTGTCGTGCGTGTAGCGGTAGAGCCGAAAGCCGGGGCCGCCCATGGTCGTATCGAGTTTGCCGGCGACCTGTAGCATCGTGTCACGAAGTTCCTCGGCCGACAGCCGGCGCGGCGGGAACCGCCAGAGCAGCCGACTACTGGAATCGACGTTCGCCGCGTCTTCCCGCCATGTCGATGCCTGACGGTACGTTTGGCTGAGCATGATTTGCCGGTGCAGCGGCTTTAAACGCCAGCCGTGCCGATGCACTTCGGCGGCGAGCCAATCGAGCAGTTCGGGGTGTGAAGGCCGATCGCCCATGTATCCGAAGTCGCTCGGCGTGGCGACGATGCCCGTTCCGAAGTGATAGTGCCACAGCCGGTTCGCCAGCACCCGCGGCGTCAGCGGGTTTTTCGCATCGACAATCCATTCGGCAAGCGCGAGCCGACGTTCTCCCTCACCCGCATCCCCGTTGAGGGAGAAGCCATCTGTCACTTCTGACAGAACTGAAAGGCTTGCCGGTCGGACAGGCGGCCCCTTTCGCTCGGGGTTTCCGCCGAGGAACACGTGAAACTGCGGATTCTCAGGTAACTTGAATTTCCCCGCGTACCACAGCGGTGGTTCTTCAACGTCATCGAGGGCCCGCCGCGTATCGACAAGCCGCTTACGAATCTTCTCGAGCTTGGAGCGTTCTTCGGGTGTGATTTCGGCTTCGAACAGCCGCTTCGCACGGAACTCGTTATTGAATGGCGTGCGACCTGACGTGTCGGCAACCGTCTGCCAGCGTCGGCCGTCGACTGAGACTTCGAGCTGATACTCCGCGGGGAAGGAAGCTTTTCTGTAATCCTTTTGGAGAAGTCCGAGCCGGTCGCTTGAAAAGAAGACACGCTCAATCGCCGTGACTTCGGCCAGTTCGAGCAGGACTTGCGTTCCGATGATTTTCGCGCGCGTATTAATGTCGCCATCAAACGCACGATGAATGCCATATCCTTCGTCGAAGTCTTCAGCCTTCGGAGT contains:
- a CDS encoding DUF1559 domain-containing protein, which produces MRGRLRTKASHGFTLIELLVVIAIIAILIALLLPAIQQAREAARRSSCKNNLKQIGLALHNYASTWKESFPIGARSQSGLGPSWWVGLLPQLEQQNVYQQFQADLDNSGLLNPVIASAGKMPFMFCPSSPLPKTVTVATGIAAAPHYAGIAGAAESSSVGFADGGYNSVDSVVCCTTLIPDADAGILGADGVLIPNGIVRLRDITDGTSNTICIGEISDFAEDSTGTRVVVTPSHPESWAAGTFSDGTPPTYGNFSGPPLNIFTPPAFPAFNLTTIRYPIGTRDASLDGIDPKGGPNNPLLSTHVGGAQVTLADGSVRFLGESMDLRVLKLLAQRNDGEVVAEF
- a CDS encoding sulfatase family protein codes for the protein MKVALTLIAIAAGWTFPLSVFAAAESRPNFLLIVADDLCWRDLGVTGNPDVKTPHIDRLATDGMSLSGMFTPAPTCSPCRHALYTGLYPVRSGAYPNHAKVDPATRSLFVYLRDSGYRVGLHNKSHVAPFESFPFEQVGEREDDFAAIREFIQRDATQPWLLVFASSSPHSPWSKGPQGRYDPEKLTVPSYLHDNPTTREALARYYAEINALDDQVGRLESLLKDTKTRDETVTLFLSEQGSAFPFGGKWTLSDNGIRVAAFLRWPGRVQPKSRTDALVQYVDVAPTFLEMAGIVPATIDTGCPDALGNVGFDGRSFLGLVTGATDRHREYVFAEHTAVGVAGYKEPYPQRCVRDGRFKLVRNLMPENEFFIRGIHQSSVYRSWLHDAESDEKLIARIDRLSVHPAVELFDLQNDPFETNNIAEDPRYEEHRRRLSGRLDAWMKQQGDEGIATELNAKSRQAGRKQWARDRRMHREANRHASIGFKYEEIE
- a CDS encoding Gfo/Idh/MocA family protein produces the protein MHRRNFLTSVMAGGLSLGAFGSVKAQPIGANDRVRVGWIGCGGRGRFVAERFRSTPGVEIAAVCDVYEPNAGKARDWLDGRPDAVNDFRRILDRSDIDAVLVATPDHWHAIPTVLACQAGKDVYVEKPLGHNVQEGRAMVDAARQYERVVQTGTQQRSAAHFERCREIVQSGSLGDVRFVRIWNYRNSTPDGIGKPPNGSAPKGLDWDFYLGPAPETAFNRARFLGNYRYFWDYAGGIPTDWGTHRFDVMHLIMGASAPRSVVASGGRYPDIVDDSAEVPDLLQATFEYPNFILNYESTRLNAFGTGGRTAGMKYYRANGPDDRPNGLAFYGTKGTLLVDRLGFELMPELKAGMKATAEERGSLEKFRMKPEDAFTPDSTGLHVENFVDCVRSRNRPIADVEFGHHASNTAHLANIAYRTGQKLNWDADRETFGNAEADRFLSREARKPWDLI
- a CDS encoding DUF1501 domain-containing protein; the protein is MPLDNVPLDNVPLDNVPLDNVLSRRGLLGNAFTGLAGIGLAHLLAGDTHGSDNTSREPVGIENWQPGKGMTHFPAKAKRVLQIFCPGGASHMDLWEHKPELEKRDGEPLPGEPLVSFQGKNGPLMKSPWPFQPAGESGKMISSNLPHMAKHVDDIAFVHSMTSESNTHGPGCVFMNTGYAMEGYPSAGSWVSYALGSENENLPAYVAIPDIRGEPPNGKANWSNGFLPAQHQAIMLSAKQPIRNLARPKSISEKEDLATRNFLNRLNRRHADLRPGETELDARISAYQLAARMQLSAPEVADFASESAETQRLYGIDDPNQLKAAYAKNCLLARRLLERDVRYVNLYCASRASGVDGLLNWDAHATLKPDYDRHCPIFDQPTAALLTDLKRSGLLEDTLVLWTTEFGRMPTRQEGTKGRDHNPDGFTCWMMGAGVRGGTSHGATDAFGRRAEQDPATVWDFYATALHLLGFEHTKLTWYNNGLDRRLTNVHGQILRTILS